GATAGGAATCTCCTCAATCCACGACTTGATGCCCTTGTCAGCAGCGAGCTGCAACATCTCGAGCATCTCACGTCGGCTACCCAAGTGCGATGTTCCGATGTAGCAACcgttggtgatgaagtcCTGGTTGCGGATGGAGATACCATCACCACCGGGAAGACCAACGGAGTTCCAGTGGCCGTGCACATCGAGAAGGCTCAGGTACTCGCTGAGAGCGAAGCCCTCGAAAGAAGTGgcggtgttgatgatgatgtcgaaggACATCTTGTGGCCCTCGGTCCAGTCCTTCTCACCAGTGGCCAAGAAGCCATCGGCGCCCATCTTGCGGGCGTCGGCCTCCTTGGCTCGTGAACGAGAGATGGCCCAGACTTCAGCGCCGAGGGCCTTGGCGAAGAGAACACCGTAGTGGCCAAGACCACCGATACCAACAATACCGACCTTCTTGCCGGGTCCGGCGCCGAGACGCTTCAGTGGGCTGTATACGGTGATACCGGCGCAGAGCATGGGAGCAGCTTGGGTGCTGGACAGGGCTTCGGGGATGGGGTAGACCCTACGAATTGTAAGTCAACGGGGTCGATTGGGTGGACAAGTGAACTCACCAGTACTCATGCACTCTGCTGTGAGAAGAATAACCGCCCTGGGTCTTGAAACCAGTATCGAGGTAATCAGCGCCATAAGCGTCGATCTGGTGCTTGCAGTAGGTCTCGTTGTCATTCTTGCACTGACGGCACTCAAGACACGACCAAACCTGGGCACCAGCACCGACACGGTCGCCGACCTTTGCGAGAGTGACCTTATCACCAACACGAAGAACCTTGCCAACAACCTCGTGGCCTACAGCGAGAGGATAAGGGCAACCGCCCCAGTCGCCGCTGATGGTGTGACGATCACTGGCGCAGACACCACAGCACTCGATCTTGATGTCGACATCGTACTCGCCAAAGGGACGGGGCTCAAACGAGTTCTTCTGGAAGTCGGTCCAGTGCTCGGCGCTGGGGGACTGAAAGCCCTGGAACTTGTCGGGAacagacatgatgatgatgaacgaTACAAGGGTAGTATGAGTATTGAGATGACGAGAAAGAGAGAGTAAGGCAATTGAGAACAAGTCAATTGgggtttctcttcctttATAAAGCTCATCTCATGACGACGAGCCGACCAAATACCCCCACTCGTCGAAACCACCTCAGAGCTCACCCCTCATCGCGTTGACTACCGTATCCGTTACGTGTGAGGGGCATTTTTTTCTACTACGACCCCTCCATCATGAAAGATCATCTGATTCGAGTAAGCGACGCGGTTTGGGGGGAGGAATTGAAGTGTCGCATTTCGAGATTGGGGGTTTCGGGACGCTATGCCCGAATTGCAGACAGGCGACATGCGATACCCGATAGCCGATGTGGCCATGTTATTGGCTGAGGGGTCATCATGACTCTTGACATGAAGCTCGGATTATCGTGGGCCGGCGGAGTCTGAATTCCTCCACCAAGAATCGTGGGGGATGAGGTAGCATGAGAGGAGCTGCATTGGCGATCTGTGAGGAGTTGGCTCGCGCTGTGTTTTATAGTTCCATTTGTCCTGATGGGGGTATCCTTTCATACGGCATCATATGTTCTAGACCTTGCTATATCATGTCTTGTCAAGGCGTAGTCAAGTTATATCCAAATCATTCCTCCTCATGACCACAAAATTCGGGTACTCCAAACCGAAATCTCGCCTCCCCAAATACCGAACCTCGCTATAACCGTCCGAAAAGCTCACTGCTTCTTCcaatccttcttcttcaaagctCTCGACTCTCCCAGTCCAATACCCATCAAAAAGCTCAGTCTCATAGTCATCCCAAGATACACAAACGGCACATTCCCCCAATCACTAGCATTCCACGCCATGACATCCCAATAAATCCTCGGCCCAAGCTCACTCATCGAAAACAAGTGTCCCAGGTCCGCAATAAGTAGTACAAGCAGGACCGTCCTCCAAACCCGCAAATCCGCTGTAGATCGCAGAACGAGCGCTTCGTTGAgcgcaaagaagaagaacatatTGGCGAGCTGCGACATAGCTACAGATGTAGCCTTTGGTGTTTCTGCTGGTGCTGAAGATGCGTGAAGGAGAGATAGGTAGGTGTCTTGGCGGAAGTGAGTGTAGAAAGCGCCGGTGAGGGCAGAGATGGGTTCAagaatgaggaagaagatgcgGTAGATGGGATGGATGCGGAAAGCCACTTGGGCAGACCTTGGAGTTGGagtggccatgatgaaggtgagTTGATGTGATCACGGAAGGTGAATTGTGTCTCTGATATGTTGCTACGTGGTGATAATGAACAAGCTCTCAAAAACTTCAGTATGGATCCTTGACACGGGAAAAACTTGATCCACTGTCTTCCCCACGACAGCCCTGCAGCATTAAGCTTTGGAAGGGCTGCATCCTGAGACAAAGGTGAAGATTGCTGGAATTGAGATGCAATATTGGATATTTTAGCATGAGACCTACCGATCCCAACAATTTGCGACTTATAGCACTTGTCTTCGAAGGCCGTTCTTGAACCAGGGTGTTCCGTAGGGTAGCCATGACGTCCAGACTCAGGACACTTCGGCCAAATTGTCGAGGTCTAGACCTTCAAGACTTAAAGCTTCAGGCTGAAGTCAATTCGAGCTTACAGAAATCCAGATCAACCCATATGGAGAATTTCCCAGCCGTGGCTGCCTGGTTCCAAGGAGCCGGTATCGGACTGTCCGGTTCACCAATTGTAACAAACCCAAGTTCTTCTCAGCGACTTGTCGATCCCTTCCTCAACTCAGTCAGATTTTTCGTTCTACGGGTTTCAGGGACTGATGTACGCAAATCTTTTTGCAAACAGTTTCGGGCTGTGAACCGTCCACTCACAAAGGGGAAATGCTGTTACTGTTCGGAGTAACAAAACGGCAGAATAAGGGTCTTCAGCCCCTGTGGATGAGATCAGTCAGTGAGCCCAGCTAAATCCGGGGTTGCTTTGGGGGATTAGCTTGTTTGGGGTGTTGATCCAGACCCCTGGATGACCTGGGCGCATTGAGTGTTGCACTGCATGGGTTCTCGAAGTAACGCTGTTGTTGTGGTGAATCAATGGTGCACAGCCATTGGCCGTTGGAGGTCTCGTCAATAGGGATTAACGGCCTTGATATGAAGGCCCAACATTGCTGCTACGTTATAATCACAGTTATTGCGGCATCGTTGCATTAGTCAGTGCCTGCAAATTTCTCTACTGAAAAGATTCAGCCCCGGAAATAAGAATACGGAAAGTTTGCATCGCCACTATTAAGTGTCTTTCGCCCTGTTTGGTAGGGTTGGCTGAGGATGGCTTGATGGAGGGGCGGCTAGCAACAGGTGCTACTGCTACCGTATTCAAGGGACCTCACCGCTACAGATTAAAAAAGCAAAGAGTTTTACGGAGTACCGTCATAATCTTTAGCCTCGTCAACAAGTAacttctttcttcaactACGTTGTATGAGCTTGTTCAGACCAGACCGAGGAAGAGAATCGCGGGCTCCGAGAAAACTGGAACCATACGATCCACCTCCGCTCGATAAATCAAGAATCGTTGTCCTTCCCGCATTCCAAGACTCCTTCTGGGGCAGCGCTAGCTCACAAGTGCATGTCATCGTGTACTGTAGATGGCGTTAAGCATGACTTGGGACCAGTCGCCTTACATCACCGCCAAGGGTCGTTCAGTATCGTGACTCGGCCTATGGAGCACTAGCCTTTGTTAAGAGATACTTTTGATCTCTTCCCTTTTCTAGACGACACCCTCTCCTTCCTTTATTCCCCTGATCACCGTTCTTCTGACTCGTCTTGttgtgctgtgctgtacaGTACCTCCTGTGAAAACCCAATCAGGGACCCCCTGTTTTCCAGATCCCTTCAGTGGCAGTTCAGTTCGCCCTTTAAATTCAAGCCCCCCCTGTCTTCCGCCGACTTTACCGGGATTGCTAATCGCAACGGTTTTTTCTCAAGAAGCCTGCTCTTCCTCCCTCACATCCATCTCCATTCCTTTTTTACTC
This genomic stretch from Fusarium oxysporum f. sp. lycopersici 4287 chromosome 5, whole genome shotgun sequence harbors:
- a CDS encoding alcohol dehydrogenase (NADP+) — encoded protein: MSVPDKFQGFQSPSAEHWTDFQKNSFEPRPFGEYDVDIKIECCGVCASDRHTISGDWGGCPYPLAVGHEVVGKVLRVGDKVTLAKVGDRVGAGAQVWSCLECRQCKNDNETYCKHQIDAYGADYLDTGFKTQGGYSSHSRVHEYWVYPIPEALSSTQAAPMLCAGITVYSPLKRLGAGPGKKVGIVGIGGLGHYGVLFAKALGAEVWAISRSRAKEADARKMGADGFLATGEKDWTEGHKMSFDIIINTATSFEGFALSEYLSLLDVHGHWNSVGLPGGDGISIRNQDFITNGCYIGTSHLGSRREMLEMLQLAADKGIKSWIEEIPISKEGLQQAMEALRTSSVRYRSCMTNYEEAFGA